AAGGTATTTGTGCTTTTTAAAACTCAGGATAGTCCTGCACTGATATTGCTGACATTCTCCGACCTTTGCAAAAAAAAGAATATGAAAAAATCTTTGCTGATAGTAACTTTTATCCTGATTTCCATCATCAGCGCTTTTTCTCAGACCATTCACCAGAATATTAAGTGCCGGGTAAACGTGAATGAAAAATCTCTTTTTGTTGAAGACGAAATTATTCTTCCGGTTTCTTACATAAATAATGACAACTACCTGACATTCAGCCTGAATAAAAATTTCAGCCTTATTCATGAAAAAATTGAGCTAGGTTATGATATTTCTCAGATAAAAACAGACGATAAGCTGACTTATTACCGGATTAGTTTCAATGATTCAGCCGTAAACGGACAATATCAGGTTTTGCTGAAATATCAGGGAAAGGTAGAAGGTGCTATCACTCCGGGCACATCCGAATATGCACGTGGATTCAGTGAAACAGACGGTATTATCTCCAGGGAAGGTGTTTATCTGGCTGGCTCTACGGCCTGGGTTCCTGATTTTCAGGCTGAATTATTTTCTTTCCAACTGACTGCCTCTATTGATTCTGCCTATACGGTTGTTTCTCAGGGCCGTTTAATTTCCGAAAATATTCAGGAAGATACGCGTGTAATGGTTTTTGATTCACCTGAACCACAGGATGAAATATATCTGGTAGCCCGAAAATGGATCATTTACCGCCAAAATTATAACGGCATTTCTGTCGAAGCTTTTCTGGCAAAGCCTGATCCCGATCTTGCAAAAAAATACATGGATGCCACAAAAGAATACCTAACCCTTTACCATCATCTTATAGCACCTTATCCATATTCAAAATTTACCCTTGTCGAAAATTTCTGGGAAACAGGCTATGGGATGCCTTCTTTTACCCTGCTCGGAGAAAAAGTTATCCGTTTCCCATGGATTATTTCTTCCAGCTATCCTCATGAACTTTTACACAATTACTGGGGAAACAGCGTTTATGTAGATTATTCAACAGGCAACTGGTGCGAAGGGATTACTTCCTATATGGCCGATCATCTTTTCAAGGAGCAAAAAGGCGAAGGAGAGGAATACCGCAGAAGTACCCTGCAGAAATATGCCGATTTTGTCAATCCAGAAAATGATTTTCCATTAAGTCAGTTTAAATCAAGAAACAATCCTGTCGAGGAAGCCATCGGATATGGCAAATGCCTGATGATGAACCACATGTTGCGAAGAGAATATGGCGATGAAGTTTTTCTGAGGGCTTATTCAAAGTTTTTCAACGACAACAGATTCAAACGTGCTTCTTTTAATGACATCAAAACAAGTTTTGAGGAAATTACCCGCGATGACCTTGACTTTTTCTTTGATCAATGGGTCAACCGAACCGGAGCTCCAGCCTTTTCCCTGAAAGACGTGGTGGTTTCCAGAGAAGGTGAGTATTTTGTCCTTTATTTCAAACTCGATCAGGTGCAGACGGAAGAAGTTTTCAAAATGAATGTTCCGGTGGCTGTCTGGCTTGAAGGTGATACTACGGTTACAATGAAAAACGTTATTTCCGACAGGAGAAGCGTTCAGGTAAAATGGAATTTTACGAAAAGGCCGTTAAAAATAAGCGTGGATCCTCAGTTTGATGTTTTCAGACTGGTAGATAAACGTGAGGTTCCACCTTCTCTTTCCCGCATGTACGGAGCAACAAAAATTTTACTCGTTGTACCAGTGAGCGACCCGAAAGCCTATGAATATGAACTGCTGGCCAAACAATGGCAGGAAAACTTCAGAAAAGAAGGAAAAGTGGCCGATATTCTTTACGACAAAAACCTGTTGACCAATATTGATTATCAGGCCATCTGGATTTTCGGCTATGGCAACCAGTTTTGCTTCTATAATCAGTTTGCCGATAAGTTTAAAAACCTGCTGGACTCAGCAACATTAGCCAAATGGGAGCTCGACAAAGCCAAAAATGAACTGATCTTTGTCTATCCCCATCCCGATAAACCCTATCAGACTTTTGCATTTGTCGGAATGCATGATTTTACGGCAACCCAGTCGCTTACCAATAAATTGCCTCACTACGGAAAATACAGTTATCTGGGATTTGAAGGGAAAATAGCTACCAACAACCTCAAAGGGGTTTTTGAAGTTCTGGATTCACCACTGAGTTACATCATGAAATATCAGACACCGACTCCTTTGCCAACTGCCAGATTGCCAAAACGTAAAGCATTGACAGACAATTGATTATTCGATTTTTTCCTCATTTAAATTCAAAATAACAGAGGGGAACCTGCAGGCTGGCAAACATTGAGAAATCATTTATCTGTATTTATTTCCATACCTGATGCCCTGTTCACTTGCCCGGAATGAAAATTTTTATGCTAAAATACAATTGCTATATATCCTTTATGATAAGCCTGAAATAAATACCTTTGCAGCGTCAGAAATTATACTTCATGTACCTTTTTTATCATATCGGACGCTTTTTACTATTGCTCAGGGAGGCTTTCGGACGACCCGACAACCATCGTATCCTGATGAAAAGAACTTTCCGCGAAATGAATGTCATCGGAATAGAATCCCTCGGTATTGTTTTTATGGTGTCCTTGTTTATGGGAATGGTTCTGACACTCGAAATAGCCTATCAATTAGTTTCTGCATGGGTACCCGATACTGCCATTGGCGAAATTGTCAGTGATACGACCATGCTCGAGCTTTCTCCTACCATCACCTGTCTGGTGCTTGCCGGCAGGGTGGGATCTAACATAGCAGCTGAGCTTGGAAATATGAAAATCAGTGAACAGATTGATGCCATGAATATCATGGGAGTTAATGCAGCCTCCTACCTGATCATGCCAAAAATAGTCGCCTCTATCATTGTTATCCCCATGCTGATCATTGTTTCAAATGCACTGAGTATAACCGGTGGCTTGTTTATCGGGCATATTACCGGATTTTGCAGCTCTTTTGATTTTATTCAGGGAGCTCAGTCCACCTTTGAAACTTTCACCTTTGTTTTTTCACTGATAAAAGCATTCACCTTTGCCCTTATCATCAGCACTATCTCATCTTATCAGGGATTTATCGTTACAGGTGGAGCCATCGAAGTGGGACGTGCCAGCACACGCGCAGTGGTTCAAAGTTCAGTGCTTATCCTGTTTTTTGATTACCTCTTAGCCCAATTGTTACTATGACAATATGATAGAAGTCAGGGAATTATATAAGTCGTTCGA
This is a stretch of genomic DNA from Sphingobacteriales bacterium. It encodes these proteins:
- a CDS encoding ABC transporter permease; translated protein: MYLFYHIGRFLLLLREAFGRPDNHRILMKRTFREMNVIGIESLGIVFMVSLFMGMVLTLEIAYQLVSAWVPDTAIGEIVSDTTMLELSPTITCLVLAGRVGSNIAAELGNMKISEQIDAMNIMGVNAASYLIMPKIVASIIVIPMLIIVSNALSITGGLFIGHITGFCSSFDFIQGAQSTFETFTFVFSLIKAFTFALIISTISSYQGFIVTGGAIEVGRASTRAVVQSSVLILFFDYLLAQLLL
- a CDS encoding M1 family metallopeptidase codes for the protein MKKSLLIVTFILISIISAFSQTIHQNIKCRVNVNEKSLFVEDEIILPVSYINNDNYLTFSLNKNFSLIHEKIELGYDISQIKTDDKLTYYRISFNDSAVNGQYQVLLKYQGKVEGAITPGTSEYARGFSETDGIISREGVYLAGSTAWVPDFQAELFSFQLTASIDSAYTVVSQGRLISENIQEDTRVMVFDSPEPQDEIYLVARKWIIYRQNYNGISVEAFLAKPDPDLAKKYMDATKEYLTLYHHLIAPYPYSKFTLVENFWETGYGMPSFTLLGEKVIRFPWIISSSYPHELLHNYWGNSVYVDYSTGNWCEGITSYMADHLFKEQKGEGEEYRRSTLQKYADFVNPENDFPLSQFKSRNNPVEEAIGYGKCLMMNHMLRREYGDEVFLRAYSKFFNDNRFKRASFNDIKTSFEEITRDDLDFFFDQWVNRTGAPAFSLKDVVVSREGEYFVLYFKLDQVQTEEVFKMNVPVAVWLEGDTTVTMKNVISDRRSVQVKWNFTKRPLKISVDPQFDVFRLVDKREVPPSLSRMYGATKILLVVPVSDPKAYEYELLAKQWQENFRKEGKVADILYDKNLLTNIDYQAIWIFGYGNQFCFYNQFADKFKNLLDSATLAKWELDKAKNELIFVYPHPDKPYQTFAFVGMHDFTATQSLTNKLPHYGKYSYLGFEGKIATNNLKGVFEVLDSPLSYIMKYQTPTPLPTARLPKRKALTDN